In Geitlerinema sp. PCC 9228, one DNA window encodes the following:
- a CDS encoding serine hydrolase, translated as MPFFQTDEQLQDQKHRILQATWEQFPQLAKNQIAFSWVVYDPPIPVNTGGALNPETFWNQPVRGVHYRGEERIYPASVVKIFYMVAVYEWLQNGMIQSSPELERAVRDAIVDSSNDATGLMVDMLTGTTSGPELPPGPFETWKQQRNLVNNYFQSFQWEEFETININQKTWGDGPYGRERQFVGELMENRNMLTTNATTRLLHAIIGGVAVSSQASQEMMRLMRRSLNPADLDANPENQVRGFLGGGLTENIAGIKLWSKAGLTSSVRHDAAYIEIPGYRPYLLVVFTEGKKNSQSEEILPFVSQQFVEATKSLGEITTSH; from the coding sequence ATGCCTTTTTTCCAAACCGACGAACAACTGCAAGACCAAAAGCATCGCATTTTGCAAGCCACCTGGGAACAGTTTCCCCAACTGGCTAAAAATCAAATTGCCTTTAGCTGGGTAGTTTACGACCCTCCCATTCCCGTCAATACCGGAGGCGCGCTGAATCCAGAAACGTTTTGGAACCAGCCAGTCAGGGGAGTTCACTATCGCGGCGAAGAACGCATCTATCCCGCTAGCGTGGTCAAAATTTTCTATATGGTGGCTGTTTACGAATGGTTGCAAAACGGCATGATTCAATCTTCGCCGGAATTAGAACGCGCCGTTCGCGATGCCATTGTTGACTCTAGTAACGATGCCACGGGGTTGATGGTGGATATGCTCACGGGAACCACCAGCGGACCGGAGTTACCCCCCGGACCGTTTGAGACTTGGAAGCAACAACGCAATTTGGTGAACAACTATTTCCAATCGTTTCAATGGGAAGAGTTTGAAACTATTAATATCAATCAAAAAACTTGGGGAGACGGTCCTTACGGTCGGGAACGTCAGTTTGTGGGAGAACTGATGGAAAACCGCAATATGCTCACTACTAATGCCACAACGCGCTTGTTGCATGCAATTATCGGCGGTGTGGCGGTTTCTTCCCAAGCGTCGCAAGAGATGATGCGTCTGATGCGGCGTAGTCTCAACCCAGCGGATTTGGATGCGAATCCAGAAAACCAAGTCCGTGGTTTTTTGGGGGGTGGTTTGACGGAGAATATTGCGGGAATCAAACTTTGGTCGAAGGCTGGGTTAACCAGTAGCGTTCGCCACGATGCTGCTTATATTGAAATTCCGGGATATCGTCCTTATTTGTTGGTGGTGTTTACGGAAGGGAAGAAAAACAGTCAAAGTGAGGAGATTTTGCCTTTTGTTTCCCAGCAGTTTGTGGAAGCGACGAAGTCTCTGGGAGAAATTACAACCAGTCATTGA
- a CDS encoding nucleotidyltransferase domain-containing protein, which yields MGIEDLLLDQREDIIAIAAKYGAFNIRVFGLMARGEAHEHSDIDFLVDSDLDQITPWFPGGWLCDWESVLGRKVYIVTEKALSEYIPEHIFDGAIAW from the coding sequence TTGGGAATTGAAGATTTATTGCTGGATCAACGAGAGGATATAATTGCGATCGCTGCCAAATACGGTGCGTTCAACATTCGGGTTTTTGGGTTGATGGCGCGGGGAGAAGCTCACGAACACAGCGATATCGATTTTTTGGTAGATTCCGATTTGGATCAAATTACGCCTTGGTTTCCAGGTGGTTGGCTATGCGACTGGGAAAGTGTATTAGGACGAAAAGTTTATATTGTAACTGAAAAAGCACTATCTGAGTATATTCCAGAACATATTTTCGATGGAGCGATCGCTTGGTAA
- a CDS encoding DUF4230 domain-containing protein — MRRATMPTLFLALASIATFFFLHHRYQKPAVESEIEAILAGTTEELANLETARLKTVTVVSVSKPNKLKTWMGTVHVGSLEMAYKAFGSVRAGIDLQEGYSISQVGKTTWVHLPAPKVLSTSIDVRQSQPILIDRRWLAPPAEAELVTEAQEKAVSELEAAACNGLLDQAGDRAEQLMEQLLSQAKMENVQVKVAAPSCSLQARK, encoded by the coding sequence ATGAGAAGAGCCACCATGCCAACGCTGTTTTTGGCTTTGGCTTCCATAGCAACGTTTTTCTTTCTCCACCACCGCTATCAAAAGCCGGCCGTGGAAAGCGAAATCGAAGCCATTTTAGCAGGAACCACAGAAGAACTGGCCAATTTGGAAACGGCGCGGCTGAAGACGGTTACTGTGGTTTCGGTTTCCAAACCCAATAAGTTGAAAACTTGGATGGGAACTGTCCATGTGGGGTCTTTGGAAATGGCTTACAAAGCCTTTGGTTCGGTTCGCGCTGGCATCGATTTGCAAGAAGGCTACAGCATTTCGCAGGTAGGGAAGACGACTTGGGTACATCTCCCAGCGCCTAAGGTTCTTTCTACTTCCATTGATGTACGCCAAAGCCAGCCTATTCTTATCGACCGCCGTTGGTTGGCACCACCGGCAGAGGCGGAGTTGGTCACCGAGGCCCAGGAAAAAGCGGTGAGTGAGTTGGAGGCGGCAGCCTGCAATGGGTTGTTGGACCAAGCCGGCGATCGCGCCGAACAGCTGATGGAACAGTTGTTAAGCCAAGCAAAAATGGAAAACGTACAAGTTAAAGTAGCGGCACCCAGTTGTTCTTTGCAGGCAAGAAAATGA
- a CDS encoding GUN4 domain-containing protein, with protein MGTCRICEQEGAQDQQFCSNCGYPLVTFSPTWEGFFQAFQEVLSQRERWEQKILQKYEQLQRQYIVLFYKYHLLQQELDKKQQLQQQVGLLQQEITNVRQEVAGLHKKLDSQSQPQQQEDVSPESAVGYDYTQLRDLLAKQKWRQADEETAKAMLKVAGREKEGCLRAEDIEDFPCEDLQTIDRLWVKYSNGKFGFSVQKKIYQSLGGEEDYETVKKFADIVGWRENGKWKSYEELCLDGNFQPAGHLPGVGRICLCWVLLWLFVLFSRTDACKL; from the coding sequence ATGGGAACCTGTCGAATTTGCGAACAAGAAGGTGCCCAAGACCAACAGTTTTGTAGCAACTGTGGCTACCCCTTAGTGACGTTTTCGCCGACTTGGGAGGGTTTTTTTCAAGCCTTCCAAGAAGTTCTCTCGCAAAGAGAACGTTGGGAACAAAAGATTCTACAAAAATACGAACAATTACAACGGCAGTATATCGTACTTTTTTATAAATATCACCTATTACAGCAAGAACTTGACAAAAAGCAACAGCTACAACAACAAGTTGGTTTGTTGCAACAAGAAATCACCAACGTACGACAAGAAGTGGCTGGGCTTCACAAAAAGTTAGACTCTCAAAGTCAACCCCAACAGCAAGAAGATGTTTCCCCTGAAAGTGCAGTGGGATACGATTATACCCAATTGCGAGATTTGCTGGCGAAGCAAAAGTGGCGACAAGCCGATGAAGAAACGGCAAAGGCTATGCTAAAAGTTGCTGGCAGAGAAAAGGAAGGTTGTTTGCGTGCAGAGGATATAGAGGATTTCCCCTGTGAAGATTTGCAAACCATCGACCGTTTGTGGGTCAAGTATAGCAACGGCAAATTTGGCTTTAGCGTTCAAAAGAAAATTTATCAAAGTTTGGGAGGAGAGGAGGATTACGAGACCGTGAAAAAGTTTGCGGATATTGTCGGTTGGCGAGAAAATGGCAAGTGGAAGTCGTATGAAGAACTGTGTTTGGATGGGAATTTCCAGCCTGCAGGGCATTTGCCGGGGGTAGGAAGAATTTGTTTGTGTTGGGTTCTGTTGTGGTTGTTTGTTCTCTTTTCTCGCACAGATGCTTGTAAGCTTTAA
- a CDS encoding tetratricopeptide repeat protein, producing MRIRPLARQAAVFFACATMSVWGYAGVAAAEETEQVEIPIKSTSQAVACPTDSEQARVFYNRAIELTAEGKLEEAKVLYQEAIAQDEQFCDAMDNLGHLLRSQGELEKAIEWYQRSLGASPANGTAYQNLGVVYQMRGNYQQAEFAYRRLKAIEPDNPEGYYGLGLVYLNTEQPEQAIEPLQAAITLYQENDSPWIVDARYYLGMAYYKQQRWQQARDAFELVYQQLGDDPQLNFYLGMCYHKSETINDPEMAQQYFRKAKELGWDVPEKLLDGN from the coding sequence ATGAGGATTCGGCCGTTGGCACGGCAGGCGGCGGTATTTTTTGCCTGCGCCACGATGTCAGTTTGGGGATATGCAGGTGTTGCGGCTGCTGAGGAAACAGAGCAAGTAGAAATTCCCATCAAATCAACATCGCAAGCGGTTGCCTGTCCTACTGATAGCGAACAGGCGCGGGTTTTTTACAATCGCGCCATCGAACTAACTGCAGAAGGAAAATTAGAAGAAGCCAAGGTTTTGTACCAGGAAGCGATCGCGCAAGACGAACAGTTTTGCGATGCCATGGATAATTTGGGTCATCTGTTGCGATCGCAAGGAGAGTTGGAAAAAGCTATAGAATGGTACCAGCGATCGCTTGGCGCATCTCCAGCCAACGGTACAGCCTATCAAAATCTTGGCGTTGTCTACCAAATGCGGGGAAATTACCAGCAAGCCGAATTTGCTTATCGACGTTTAAAAGCGATCGAACCGGACAATCCAGAAGGATACTATGGTTTAGGTCTGGTTTATTTAAATACAGAACAACCAGAACAAGCGATCGAGCCTTTACAAGCAGCCATTACCCTGTACCAAGAAAACGATTCTCCCTGGATTGTGGATGCGCGTTACTATTTGGGAATGGCTTACTACAAACAGCAACGATGGCAACAGGCAAGGGATGCTTTTGAACTAGTATACCAGCAGTTGGGAGATGACCCCCAACTAAATTTTTACCTGGGAATGTGCTACCACAAATCGGAAACCATTAACGACCCCGAAATGGCACAGCAATATTTTCGCAAAGCCAAGGAACTCGGCTGGGATGTTCCCGAAAAACTACTGGATGGAAATTGA
- the metH gene encoding methionine synthase, producing MNSPFLERLHSPERPVIVFDGGMGTSLQAQELTAEDFGEPKYEGCNEYLVRSNPKPVENVHRSFLEAGADVIETDSFGSSYIVLAEYDLSDQSYELSKESAELAKRIADEYSTPEKPRFVAGSMGPGTKLATLGHIDYDTIEDAFTIQARGLFDGGADLFLLETCQDVLQVKAALNAIETVFKEKGERRPIMVSVTMETTGTMLVGSDISAVVSILEPYPIDILGLNCATGPDLMKDHIRYLSETSPFVISCIPNAGLPENVGGQAHYKLTPTELRMALMHFIEDLGVQVIGGCCGTRPDHIEQLADIAKTLKPKERPVRVRTSTEEYPPREIFNYEPSAASIYTSEPYKQDNSFLIIGERLNASGSKKCRDMLDAEDWDGLVSLAKSQVKEGAHVLDVNVDYVGRDGVRDMHEVVSRLVNNVTLPLMLDSTDWQKMEAGLKVAGGKSLLNSTNYEDGEERFLQILDLAKKYGAGIIIGTIDEDGMARTAEKKFEIAQRAYRQAVEYGVPAHEIFFDPLALPISTGISEDRSNGKATIEAIRLIRENLPGCHITLGVSNISFGLNPAARQVLNSVMLHEAMSVGLDSAIVSASKILPLAKIEEEHQEVCRDLIYDRRQFDGDICTYDPLTKLTELFQGKTAAKKTSNDENLPIEERLKRHIIDGERLGLEDVLTKAMETYPPLDIVNNFLLDGMKVVGELFGSGQMQLPFVLQSAETMKAAVAFLEPYMEKNEAGDNAKGTFVIATVKGDVHDIGKNLVDIILSNNGYRVVNLGIKQPVENIIQAYREHNADCIAMSGLLVKSTAFMKENLEIFNQEGITVPVILGGAALTPKFVHGDCQETYKGKVIYGKDAFADLHFMDKLMPAKAADQWDDFQGFLGEFSEGDSSNGDGAAAATKEKSAETAETGDSNNGKSKSKSKQQETTPAQPQEVDTRRSEAVDPDIERPTPPFWGTKLLQPEDMPLDEVFWYLDLQALFVGQWQFRKAKGQSREEYDQFLEETVHPILEHWKKRIVEENLLHPQAIYGYFPCQSEGNTLYLYDPQDPQAKKEIAKFEFPRQKSMRRLCIADFFASKDSGIIDVFPMQAVTVGEVATEFAQKLFESDCYTDYLYFHGMAVQTAEAMSEWVHAKIRQELGFADEEPQTVRDVLQQRYRGSRYSFGYPACPNMQDQYTQLELLQSDRIGMYMDESEQLYPEQSTTAIVTYHPVAKYFSA from the coding sequence ATGAACAGTCCTTTTCTCGAAAGACTCCACAGTCCCGAACGTCCCGTCATCGTCTTCGACGGTGGCATGGGAACTAGCTTGCAAGCACAAGAACTTACCGCGGAAGACTTTGGAGAACCAAAATACGAAGGGTGCAACGAATATCTCGTTCGTAGCAACCCCAAACCCGTCGAAAACGTCCACCGTTCCTTCCTAGAAGCCGGTGCCGACGTCATCGAAACCGACTCCTTCGGCAGCAGCTACATCGTTCTCGCCGAATACGACCTATCGGACCAATCCTACGAACTCAGCAAAGAATCCGCCGAACTAGCCAAACGCATCGCTGACGAATATTCCACCCCGGAAAAACCCCGTTTTGTCGCGGGTTCCATGGGACCGGGAACCAAACTCGCCACCCTAGGACACATCGACTACGACACCATCGAAGACGCCTTCACCATTCAAGCGAGGGGTCTGTTCGACGGCGGTGCCGACCTGTTCTTGCTGGAAACCTGCCAAGACGTACTGCAGGTCAAAGCCGCCCTCAACGCCATTGAAACCGTCTTCAAAGAAAAAGGCGAACGGCGACCCATCATGGTATCGGTCACCATGGAAACCACCGGCACCATGCTGGTCGGCAGCGACATTAGCGCCGTGGTCTCCATCCTGGAACCCTATCCCATCGACATCTTGGGACTGAACTGCGCCACCGGACCCGACCTGATGAAAGACCACATCCGCTACCTGTCGGAAACCTCGCCCTTCGTCATCTCCTGTATTCCCAACGCCGGTTTGCCAGAAAACGTTGGCGGTCAGGCTCATTACAAACTGACCCCCACGGAACTGCGGATGGCATTAATGCACTTTATCGAAGACCTCGGCGTTCAGGTAATCGGCGGGTGTTGCGGAACCCGTCCCGATCACATCGAACAGCTAGCCGACATTGCCAAAACCCTCAAACCCAAAGAACGTCCGGTGCGGGTCCGTACCAGTACCGAGGAATATCCCCCTCGGGAAATTTTCAACTACGAACCTTCCGCCGCCTCCATTTACACCAGCGAACCCTACAAACAGGACAACTCCTTCCTGATTATCGGCGAACGTCTCAACGCCAGCGGTTCCAAAAAATGCCGGGACATGCTGGACGCCGAAGACTGGGATGGTCTAGTCTCCCTCGCCAAATCCCAGGTAAAAGAAGGGGCCCACGTACTGGACGTGAACGTAGACTACGTGGGTCGCGATGGGGTCCGCGACATGCACGAGGTGGTCTCTCGCTTGGTGAACAACGTCACCTTGCCCCTGATGCTAGACTCCACCGACTGGCAGAAAATGGAAGCTGGCTTAAAAGTGGCCGGCGGTAAATCCCTGCTGAACTCCACCAACTACGAAGACGGGGAAGAACGCTTCCTACAAATTCTGGATCTAGCGAAAAAATACGGCGCTGGCATTATTATCGGTACCATCGACGAAGATGGCATGGCCCGTACCGCCGAGAAAAAATTTGAAATTGCCCAGCGAGCTTACCGTCAAGCGGTAGAATACGGCGTTCCTGCCCACGAAATCTTCTTCGACCCGTTAGCGTTGCCCATTTCCACCGGTATTTCCGAAGACCGGAGCAACGGGAAAGCTACCATCGAAGCCATTCGTCTCATTCGGGAAAATCTCCCTGGCTGTCACATTACCCTGGGGGTTTCCAACATCTCCTTTGGTTTAAATCCGGCAGCACGTCAGGTACTTAACTCTGTCATGCTGCACGAAGCCATGAGCGTGGGATTGGACAGTGCTATTGTCAGTGCCAGCAAGATCCTACCTCTGGCTAAAATTGAGGAAGAACATCAAGAAGTCTGCCGCGATCTAATTTACGACCGGCGGCAGTTTGACGGGGATATTTGTACCTACGACCCCCTCACCAAACTGACAGAACTCTTCCAAGGCAAAACTGCCGCGAAGAAAACCAGCAACGATGAAAATCTTCCCATCGAAGAGCGTCTCAAACGCCACATCATCGATGGGGAACGCCTGGGGTTGGAAGATGTGCTGACAAAAGCCATGGAAACCTATCCACCCCTAGACATTGTCAACAACTTCCTGCTCGATGGCATGAAAGTCGTCGGCGAACTGTTTGGTTCCGGACAGATGCAGTTGCCTTTTGTGCTGCAGTCGGCGGAAACCATGAAGGCTGCCGTGGCGTTTTTGGAACCCTACATGGAGAAAAACGAAGCCGGCGACAATGCCAAAGGTACGTTTGTCATTGCCACAGTGAAAGGGGACGTTCACGATATTGGCAAAAATTTGGTGGATATTATCCTTTCCAACAATGGCTATCGGGTGGTGAACTTGGGCATCAAACAGCCAGTGGAAAATATTATCCAAGCTTATCGGGAACACAACGCCGACTGCATCGCCATGAGCGGTCTGTTGGTAAAATCCACGGCGTTTATGAAAGAAAACCTGGAAATTTTCAACCAGGAAGGTATTACCGTTCCCGTGATTTTGGGGGGTGCGGCTTTGACGCCGAAGTTTGTCCACGGTGACTGTCAGGAGACTTATAAAGGAAAAGTCATCTATGGTAAAGATGCGTTTGCTGATTTGCACTTTATGGACAAGCTGATGCCGGCGAAGGCTGCCGACCAATGGGACGATTTTCAAGGCTTCCTGGGTGAGTTCAGCGAAGGTGACAGCAGTAATGGTGATGGTGCCGCTGCTGCCACGAAAGAAAAATCGGCAGAAACTGCCGAGACGGGAGATAGCAACAACGGCAAATCTAAATCCAAGTCCAAGCAGCAGGAAACTACCCCAGCACAACCGCAAGAGGTGGATACCCGCCGTTCGGAAGCGGTGGATCCAGATATCGAACGACCCACACCGCCTTTCTGGGGAACGAAGTTGCTGCAGCCGGAGGATATGCCGCTGGATGAGGTGTTCTGGTATTTGGATTTGCAGGCTTTGTTTGTGGGACAGTGGCAGTTCCGCAAAGCGAAGGGACAATCTCGGGAAGAATACGACCAGTTCCTCGAAGAGACGGTGCATCCAATTTTAGAGCACTGGAAAAAGCGGATTGTGGAGGAAAATCTGCTGCACCCGCAAGCGATTTACGGCTATTTCCCCTGTCAGTCGGAGGGCAATACGCTGTATCTTTACGACCCGCAGGACCCCCAAGCGAAGAAAGAAATTGCTAAGTTTGAGTTTCCCCGACAAAAATCTATGCGGCGTCTGTGTATTGCGGATTTCTTCGCTTCTAAGGATTCTGGCATTATCGATGTGTTCCCTATGCAGGCGGTAACGGTTGGGGAAGTAGCGACGGAATTTGCTCAGAAGCTGTTTGAAAGCGACTGCTATACGGATTATCTATATTTCCACGGTATGGCGGTGCAAACGGCGGAAGCGATGTCGGAATGGGTCCACGCGAAAATCCGCCAGGAACTTGGTTTCGCGGATGAGGAACCCCAGACGGTTCGCGATGTGTTGCAGCAACGCTATCGCGGTTCCCGTTACAGCTTTGGCTACCCTGCCTGTCCGAATATGCAGGACCAGTACACGCAACTGGAGTTGTTACAAAGCGATCGCATTGGAATGTATATGGATGAAAGCGAACAGCTTTATCCAGAACAGTCTACAACAGCGATCGTAACTTACCACCCGGTGGCGAAATACTTTAGTGCCTAG
- a CDS encoding HAD-IA family hydrolase — protein MEKPKAIFLDAVGTLFGVQPSVGDVYARLARDYGVDLSPSVINQAFYKSFKAADPLAFPGASTREIRRREYEWWRAIVAQTFQQAGGLERFSDFSTFFAELYAHFASGEPWVVYDDVPRSLQRWQDMEIELGVISNFDSRLHNVLQELKLGDFFQSVTISSEVGAAKPEATIFQKALKKHECDPAAAWHVGDSWSEDIEGAKAVGMRAVRIQRD, from the coding sequence ATGGAAAAACCAAAAGCTATTTTCCTGGATGCGGTGGGTACGCTGTTTGGCGTACAGCCAAGCGTGGGAGACGTTTACGCGCGTTTGGCACGGGATTATGGGGTTGATTTGAGTCCCAGTGTTATCAATCAAGCGTTTTACAAGAGTTTTAAGGCGGCTGACCCCCTGGCGTTTCCTGGGGCCAGTACCCGGGAAATTCGCAGGCGCGAATATGAATGGTGGCGAGCCATTGTGGCACAAACGTTTCAACAGGCGGGGGGGTTGGAACGTTTTAGCGATTTTTCGACGTTTTTTGCGGAGTTATACGCCCATTTTGCTAGTGGCGAACCCTGGGTGGTATACGATGATGTACCGCGATCGCTCCAACGCTGGCAAGATATGGAAATTGAATTGGGTGTGATTAGTAATTTTGATTCTCGCCTGCACAATGTATTGCAAGAATTAAAGTTAGGAGATTTTTTCCAATCGGTCACCATTTCCTCAGAAGTTGGTGCTGCCAAACCAGAGGCTACCATTTTCCAAAAAGCCCTAAAAAAGCACGAGTGCGACCCGGCAGCCGCTTGGCATGTGGGAGATAGCTGGTCGGAAGACATCGAAGGTGCCAAGGCAGTAGGAATGCGTGCGGTGAGAATTCAGCGAGATTAG
- a CDS encoding SAM-dependent methyltransferase, producing MEKLVERYAAILDDPEAFRRSLQQPLPICIWVNPHKTTPEAVAAYLQDRDIDFEPLGWYPWAFRTYNWEKPGTTLPSIAGWFQVQEEIALTAVRLLDPQPGDRILDLCAAPGGKMAQIALQMGEDGVVVANEVQVPRLASLRTTIERLGLLNVVSTNQDGRFLEFLPHSFDRVLLDAPCSGEGTLRKRKPQARGEWRAGYSQYVASVQCQLLERALQLVKPGGRIVYSTCTFAPEENETVLERVLGDRGYVEPVPIPELTAMPGLRQWQGQTFREDIANAQRYFPHFNNTGGFFVAAIRRTAAQLSSPPTPSPVILGGAVPDREGIRWFCDRFGCQEAIFQNQQAWVKSKEKVWLSTANCQPLQRPETQNIGISLLRVVRGEYKPTTFALQRFGGFLQRHVIELTEEAVVWRFLAGESQPLNADVTPGYVHVRYGEFELGCGWYQNGILRSQIPKSVRSPSGLLDPNKKSKNKD from the coding sequence ATGGAAAAACTGGTGGAGCGCTATGCTGCCATTCTGGACGATCCGGAAGCTTTTCGCCGATCGCTACAGCAACCGCTGCCTATTTGTATTTGGGTGAACCCGCACAAAACCACTCCGGAGGCGGTGGCGGCATATTTGCAGGACCGCGATATTGATTTTGAACCGTTGGGTTGGTATCCCTGGGCGTTTCGTACCTACAATTGGGAAAAACCGGGAACTACGTTGCCTTCTATTGCTGGCTGGTTTCAGGTCCAAGAAGAAATTGCCCTCACGGCGGTACGATTGCTCGATCCCCAACCAGGCGATCGCATTTTAGATTTATGTGCGGCACCGGGGGGCAAAATGGCGCAAATTGCCTTGCAAATGGGAGAAGATGGTGTGGTGGTTGCTAATGAGGTACAAGTTCCCCGCCTGGCGAGTTTGCGCACGACCATCGAACGTTTGGGATTGCTGAATGTGGTTTCGACCAATCAAGACGGACGTTTTCTTGAATTTCTCCCCCATTCTTTCGATCGCGTTTTGTTGGATGCGCCTTGCTCTGGTGAAGGGACGCTGCGCAAAAGAAAGCCTCAAGCTAGGGGAGAATGGCGAGCTGGTTACAGTCAATATGTGGCCTCCGTACAGTGCCAGTTGTTGGAGCGCGCTTTGCAGTTGGTTAAGCCAGGGGGACGCATTGTTTATAGTACTTGTACCTTTGCTCCGGAAGAAAATGAGACGGTTTTGGAGCGGGTGTTGGGCGATCGCGGCTATGTGGAACCAGTTCCCATTCCCGAACTCACAGCCATGCCTGGGTTGCGCCAGTGGCAGGGACAAACTTTTCGCGAAGATATTGCCAATGCTCAGCGTTATTTTCCCCATTTTAACAATACAGGTGGCTTTTTCGTGGCAGCAATCCGGCGGACGGCAGCGCAATTGAGTTCTCCGCCTACCCCATCCCCAGTGATTTTGGGAGGCGCTGTTCCCGATCGCGAGGGGATACGTTGGTTTTGCGATCGCTTTGGCTGTCAGGAAGCAATTTTTCAAAACCAACAAGCTTGGGTGAAAAGTAAGGAAAAAGTCTGGCTCTCGACAGCCAACTGCCAACCCCTGCAACGACCGGAAACTCAAAATATCGGTATTTCCCTGTTGCGGGTGGTACGCGGCGAATACAAACCCACCACCTTTGCCTTGCAGCGATTTGGTGGTTTTCTGCAACGCCATGTTATCGAACTTACTGAGGAAGCGGTGGTTTGGCGCTTTTTGGCGGGAGAGTCCCAACCTCTGAACGCCGATGTGACTCCCGGGTACGTTCACGTACGCTACGGAGAATTTGAATTGGGGTGTGGCTGGTACCAAAACGGTATCCTGCGATCGCAAATTCCCAAAAGCGTGCGATCGCCTTCTGGCTTGCTTGACCCCAACAAAAAATCCAAAAATAAAGACTAA
- a CDS encoding acylphosphatase, translating into MTLPNMSPSEPQTKLTRAHVYISGRVQGVGFRAAAWHKATSTGVSGWVRNLPDGRVEAVFEGEPTLVEEMIQWCHQGSSAARVREVNVENEEPQGLSGFEVRY; encoded by the coding sequence ATGACTTTACCCAATATGTCTCCATCGGAACCCCAAACCAAACTCACGCGCGCTCATGTTTACATTTCCGGACGGGTACAAGGGGTCGGCTTCCGGGCCGCTGCTTGGCATAAAGCCACCAGTACCGGTGTCAGCGGCTGGGTGCGCAATTTACCCGACGGACGGGTAGAAGCTGTTTTTGAAGGCGAACCTACGTTGGTGGAGGAAATGATTCAATGGTGCCACCAAGGCAGTTCGGCGGCGCGCGTACGCGAAGTGAATGTGGAAAATGAAGAACCGCAAGGACTCAGCGGCTTTGAAGTCCGCTACTAG
- a CDS encoding SpoIID/LytB domain-containing protein encodes MSSIPCQVRATQPQKRWLRPGKPKFWWFTFLFWLLVTTPANAAVFLRVAIETGAKQVQIGTSTAATVEDSRGNTLGEIEGMTSLAAIKDRSGISLQRWRSGQLRIDPQANGYVYIGDRWYRGEAILVPTGNGVTAINYVELEDYLASVVGGEVPTNWPVEALKAQAVAARSYALYKRRHQSNALYDLEDTTASQVYKGLESETNTTRHAVTATEGQVLTYNHRIIEAVFHSSSGGHTENVEDVWSSPRPYLVGVQDFDRGAPVFQWTEVLSQSDINRKISGIGQILSMTPEATTPQGRVSTMRIEGSQGSKVVDGDELRRILDLRSSLFTVVPQYGSSKSAGSVPVAFQINGRGFGHGVGLSQWGSYFLALQGYNYRQILGHYYRNTTLARIQPR; translated from the coding sequence ATGAGTTCTATTCCCTGCCAGGTTCGCGCCACCCAACCGCAGAAACGTTGGCTTCGTCCTGGCAAACCCAAATTTTGGTGGTTTACTTTTCTGTTTTGGTTGCTAGTCACAACACCAGCCAACGCCGCTGTTTTTTTGCGCGTGGCGATTGAAACCGGTGCCAAACAGGTACAAATAGGTACTTCGACTGCGGCAACTGTAGAAGACAGTCGTGGCAATACATTGGGAGAAATTGAGGGGATGACTTCCTTAGCTGCCATCAAGGATCGTTCTGGCATCTCCCTGCAACGCTGGCGATCCGGACAGTTGCGCATCGATCCCCAGGCAAATGGGTACGTTTATATTGGCGATCGCTGGTACCGCGGCGAAGCCATTTTGGTCCCCACAGGCAACGGCGTCACGGCAATCAATTACGTAGAATTGGAAGACTATCTCGCCAGCGTCGTGGGAGGTGAAGTTCCCACCAACTGGCCGGTAGAAGCACTCAAAGCACAGGCAGTGGCAGCGCGTTCCTATGCTTTGTACAAACGCCGCCACCAAAGCAATGCCTTGTACGACCTGGAAGACACCACCGCTTCCCAAGTTTACAAAGGTCTCGAAAGTGAAACCAACACCACCCGCCACGCGGTGACTGCCACGGAAGGTCAGGTACTAACCTACAACCACCGCATCATCGAAGCTGTATTTCACTCTTCTTCCGGCGGTCACACCGAAAATGTAGAAGACGTATGGAGTTCGCCGCGACCCTATCTGGTAGGAGTGCAAGACTTCGACCGCGGCGCGCCAGTTTTCCAATGGACGGAAGTGCTTTCGCAGTCGGATATTAACCGCAAAATTTCTGGAATTGGCCAAATTTTATCCATGACGCCAGAAGCAACCACCCCCCAAGGTCGGGTTAGTACCATGCGTATCGAAGGTTCTCAGGGAAGCAAAGTTGTCGATGGGGATGAATTGCGCCGTATTCTAGATTTGCGCAGTAGTTTATTTACAGTGGTTCCCCAGTACGGTAGCAGCAAAAGTGCCGGTTCGGTTCCGGTTGCTTTTCAAATCAACGGACGCGGCTTCGGTCACGGCGTGGGATTGAGTCAGTGGGGGTCGTATTTTCTGGCTTTGCAAGGATACAACTACCGCCAGATTTTGGGTCACTACTACCGCAACACCACCTTGGCAAGAATTCAACCTCGCTAG